The window GGCGCGTTACTTGCTTGTGCCGACGTCGATGGAAACGCGAGCGGGTCAGTTAATTGGTTCGACTGTAGATCCATCGCAAAACAATCCGAACATCCAGAATCCATTTTATAATCAATTCCAAGTCGTTTCAGACGCGGAACTTGACGACGCAACAGTAAACGGCGAGAAAGAATGGTACGTCATGTCTGATAAATTACGTTCGCCGATCCAGGTAGATTTCCTGAACGGGAAAGACATGCCTACTATCGTTATGAAACAGGCTCCGGCGGGCCAACTCGGATTCTTGTGGGATATCTACATGGACTACGGCGTAACAGTTGTCGATTACCAAACAGTTGTTAAAAATGATGGGGTTTAAGAAAGGGGATAACAGATAATGACACAAGCAATTTATGTACAACGCGGCGAAACAATTGATTATATCAACAGCACCAGCGTCATTGTTGCCGCTGGTGAAGTGGTGGCGCTAGGAACGCGCGTCGGAGTGGCGGCGACTGAGATTCCAGTTGGGGCAAAGGGTGCTCTGAATGTAATGGGAGTGTATGATTTACCAGCGCTTGGAACTGAAGCTTTAACAGTTGGTCAAGCTGTTTATTTTAAAGATGGGAAAATCCAAGCGACGGTAACTGATGCCGTTCCTGCTGGATGGATCGTCGAACCGAAAACGCAAACAGGAACCGTTGCGCGGGTAAAAATTGACTAAACGGAGGGAGTCCATATGGCTATTGTATTGGAAGCAATTACGCACGTATGGTTTGCAGGTCGCATGATTCCACCTGGTCAGGTTTTTTCTGCTGATGATGCATTCGGAAAGAAACTCATCCAGGGCGGTTCAGCGAAAGTTCGCGAAGCAGCAGCGCAGGAAGCGTCTGTATCGCCGGACGAAGAGGAGCGCGTGAAGTTAGAAGGTTTAACGGTCCCGTTACTGAAGGCATTGGCGAAAAAGAACGATGTGAATCTTTCGGCAGATGATAAAAAGGATGACATCGTAGAAAAGCTCATTGAATCGGGTGTGAAATTCGATGAAGACATTTAAAGATTTTTTGAACAGTGATCTAGGAATTTTCATCAATGAAGGTGAATTCGGAACAAAGTTGACCATAGAAGACGAACTTGTCGTTGTAGTGCTTGACGATGATAAAATGGTCGAACGACAAATCGGCAAACAGTTGGAGCTCCATAATGAGGAGCTTCTTTTTTATGTCGAAAAATCAAAACTATCTTTCTATCCGCGTCCGGACAACGTCGTCCGGTTTGATGATGTTGTTTGGAAGGTGTCACAGGTGCAAGAAGATGCGGGCTTACTTACAGTCACGGCGGAGCGGGTGAGCGGATGAGGGTTTCTGTAGAAGTCGATGAAAGACGGTTAAAAGAAGTCCAGTTGCGCTTGGGGCAGTTTTCTAAAAAAGCCCCAAACGCAATCGCTAATGCCCTAAATCGTGGTGCGGATAATATCAATACGAACATCAAGAAGGAAATACGCAAAGAGTATCACGTCAAGGCTGGGGACGTTTCGGCTACTCTTAAAAAACATAGGGCAAGCAGGGGATCTTTAAGCGCCAACGTCGAGTCAAAGGGTCCATTGATCGGTCTGGACAAATTTAAAGTTTCACCAAAAACGGTGAACCCGAAGCGTAAATCCTTGCTTTCTATCGCTGTAAAAAAAGACGGGATGAAAAAAGTAAAAGGTGCTTTTAACGCTGACATTAACGGAACAAAAGTTTTTATGCGTTCTACTAAAAAAAGATTGCCAATCCGGCGTCTGTTCGGCCCGTCTGTTCCTCAAATGCTCGGAAATGAAGAAATTCGAGACGTGGTTGAGTCGCAAGGAAGGGAAAAGTTCGAGGAGCGGCTGGAACACGAAATCACTAGGATTCTCGACGTTGGGAGGTCGCAAGGATGACGTCTTTGCAATTGCAGGAAACGTTAAAAAAGCGTATCGAACAAGCTTTATCAGGCATGTTGCTTTCTTCGCAGGAGGGCGAATCGAAGGAAATACAAGTATTTAAGCAGCATTTGCCGAGGAAAACGAAATCAACGTCAAGAAATCCCGGAAACACCTTTTATCCGTGTGTCATCGTTTATTTGGACGAAGGGGAAAATGGAAAAGTAAAAGTTTTGCTTATCGTCGCGACGCATGACGAGGAAACGGATAACCAGGGGTATCAAGACGCAATGAATATCGTTGAAAAGATCATGCAGGATTTGGGAAGAAACCCGCAAGTCGATGGGCGTTACGAAATACAAGAAGAACCCAAATGGTTCTATAACGAGCAAGACAACTATCCCTATTATTTTGCATGGATTGAAACCAGTTTCGAAATACCGCGGTCCTTACGCGAAGATGTGGAGGCAATGATATGAGTACGAAAATTACTGATAAAAAAGCAACAAAAGAAATGGTTGCTGGAGCACTGACAGAGGAGCCGGAGAAAGAGGTTGGCCAACAATTGATTTATTGCGGACCGACTATCACCGAGATAGGGCTTCAACAGTTTTCTGTTTTCAAAAACGGAATACCGGAACACGCTGCGGCGATGGAGGAGGCATGTCGGTCGATTGTCCTTCTTTTTAAGCCCATCTCCGAACTAGCTTCGACCAGGGAAAAAATAAATAAACAAGGGTCGAGAGACTACCAACTTTATCGAAATGTATTGAAACACATTGGAAGGGAGGATTAATCGATGGCTTACAATCACGGAATTACAATATTGGAAAATCCCACTTCTATTATTCCACCGATTCAGTCTAGCGCTGGAATACAAGTGGTTATCGGAACGGCTCCTGTAAACATGGTTGCAGATCCTTCTTCGGCCGTAAATAAACCTATTTTGGCGACAGATTGGAAAGAGGCGACGGAAAAGGTCGGGTACAGCGACGATTGGGAGCAGTACACATTATGCCAATCGATGGATGCGACTTTTAGAGTGTTTAATGTTGCTCCTATTATTTTTATCAATGTACTAGATCCGGCACGCCACTTCACGCAAGTGGATGACGCGGTTGTTCCAGTCAAGGAAAGCGAAGGTTTAATTAAGAAGACGGGCATCTTGCTAGATTCGATTTCGGTAAAAGTTGCTAGTGTCGGTTATCAGCGAGACAAGGATTTCTCTGTAGGGTTTGATCGCGATGGGTTTGTTGTAATCACGATTTTGGACGAAACGGGCGACCTTGCTTCAGCGGCGGAGTTGGATGTTAGTTACAAAGAATTGGACCCGGCAAAAGTCACCGAGAATGATATTGTCGGGGGCTACGACGTCGCAACTGGCAAGTACGAGGGTTCAGAAGTGATAGATCAGGTCTATCCAAGATTAAATGATGTGCCAGGCCTTATTCTTGCACCAGGATGGTCGCACCTTCCCGTAGTGGCAGCTGTTATTGATGCTAAGAGCAGATTCATCAATTCTTGCTTTAACGCTATGAACGTTTTAGATATCGACAGTGGAGAAGTTAAAAACTACCAAGATGCCCCTACGTGGAAAAGTATGAACAGCTACACTAGCAAAGATTCCATCATTTGTTGGCCGAAAGCACGAGTCGGTAACAAAGTTTATTGGATGAGTGCTTTGGTGGCGGCGCAAACGGCTTTCACGGATGCGATAAATGACGACGTGCCATACGTTTCTCCGTCAAACAAACGCTTGCCGATTACCGGGACGCTGCTCGCAGACGGAACAGAGGTCTTCTTGGACCAATTGCAAGGGAATTTTTTAAATGGCGCAGGAATCGTTACAGCCATCAATATGAAGGGGTGGAGAACTTGGGGTAATAACACTGGTGCTTACCCGTCTACTTCTGACATTAAAGATCGCTTTGTGCCAGTTCGACGTATGTTCAACTGGTGGGGGAACACGTTCATCCAAACTTATTTTGATAAGGTGGACGATCCGACGAATTTGAGATTAATTGAATCTGTTGTAGATAGTGAAAACATTCGCGGGAATGGTTTGCAATCGCAGCAGCAGATTGCTGGCGCTAAAATCGAATTCCTTCAAAAGGATAACCCGGTTACAAATCTCTTGAACGGCCGTATTCAATTTCTTCAAAAGGTGGCTTTCTTCCCACCAGCTGAACACATTGTCAACGTGCTTGAGTTCGACCCCACTATATTAAATAATGCATTATTCGGAGGCGATTGAAGATGAGCACTATTCCAGAAAAGATTGTCAATTTTAACGTGTACAGCGATGCCGATAAGCTTGTAGGCGTCGCGGCAGAGGTTACGCTTCCGGACTTTGAAGCGATGACAGAAACGATATCGGGGGCAGGCATTGCGGGAGAATATGAATCCGCAACGCCTGGTCACTTCGGTTCGCAAACTATCGAAATTCCTTTTCGGTCTATTAGCGACCCTTCTTTCAAATTCCTTCAAAACAGAGGGCAGACTATCATTTTGCGGGCAGCACAACAAAGTTACGACGTTTCTAGCGGGAAAACGAATATCAGACCTTTAAAAGTGACGATAAAGGGTCTGCCGAAAGGTTTGAATCTCGGTAAAGTCGGCGTGGGAACCCCGACAGAAACAACAAACACAATTGAAATTTTGTACATTAAAATCGAAGAAAACGGCGTCACGCTATTAGAACTCGATAAGCTTAACTTTATTTTTATCGTCAACGGTACAGACCTAATGGAAGATGTACGAAACGCTATTTAATTTAATTATTAGGAGGAGAATATTTTGTTAAAAAAAGAAAACGAGATGCTAGTTGTGTTTAAAAAGCCGTACCCGTTCGAGGGGACTGATTACAAAGAAGTAGACCTGTCCAAGCTTGATGAACTTTCAACAGGCGATTTAATTAAGGCGGACAGCCAATTCAGCCAAATTGGTCAATTTTCAGTCATGAACGAACTGACGACGGGCTATGCTTGCATTCTTTCATCGAAAGCGACAGGGAAACCGATAGAGTTCTTTGAAGGACTTCCTGCGCGAGAAGGGTTAAAAGTGAAAAATATCGTGATGAGTTTTTTGAACGAATAGGCTTCGTCAAACGGGATAACGACAAATATATAAAGCAAACAGACGGACCCATACTTAGAAAAGTGTGTGTTCGTCTTTCTATGTCAACTCACACAAGCATCGAATACTTCGAAGCTCTTAGAACTGATGAGCTGAGGTTAGTAATAGATGAGATTGAGGAGGCGAACAAAAGCAGATGAGCAGAAGACAACCATATGAGATCGCTTTTCGACTAGGTGCTCGGATGGATTCATCGATGCGTACCGCATTCGCTAACGCCAATCAGAATTTAAGTAATATGAACAACAACGTAGGCAATCTTAATAGTCGAGCGGGAAGGTTGACTAGTTCAATGGGTTCGATGAAAGGCGCGATAATCGGCATCGGAGCGGTTGTAGCATCTGCGTTCGCCGTTGATAAAATAGTCGAATTCGGAAAGAAAATGATTGAGACGACTGCGGATATCGAAGCGAAGCAGGAGCAGTACGTTCAAGTTATGGGGAAAATGAAGGGTTCGACGGACAAGTATCTTAACTCTATGTCGGCTACGTGGAATAAGCACCCTGTAGAATTGCAAGAAACATATATGCAATATGTCGCCATCCTCAAAGGTAAAGGCATTGAAGAGGGAAAGGCACACGGGATCGCGCAGCAGTATTTAGATAGAACTGTCGATGCTAATGCTTTTGCGAACGAAGGAATGGCCGATACTACCGCTCGCTTCATGGGTATGATAAAAGGCGAGTACACTTCAGTGGACACGGCGATGGTAAATACATCCGCATCGATGATGAGCGATAGAGGGCTGAAAGAATATGGGAAGAAGTGGGCGAATCTAACAGCAGAGCAGCAGGAAACCATTAAAACAATGGTGGCCCTGGAGCAACATACTAGTTCCGGTGTCCTTGGGCAAGGTGCGAGGGAAGCTCAATCGTACGAAAACAACGTGAAAATGCTGAAGAACACGTACAACGAAATGCTGGTGAAATTCGGTTCGCCTATTTTGCCTATTGTGATTAAACAATTGAAAAATGCAACAGAAATAATTAAGAAAATAGATGTCGAGAAAGTGATTGAAGGCTTTAAAAAGTTCGCAAGTTATCTACCGGATATCAAAAAAGTGTCGGGAGCGCTCGGTTCTGTGAGGGATGTCGCATTTGGAGCCTTCGGCAAACTAAGTCCGATATTTTCGAAAGCGGCATCTTCTTTACAAGGTGTATTCACTAAGATTAGGACTTACTGGAGCGAAAATGGCGCACAAATCATTCAAGGTGCATTAGGCATCGTCAACAACATTCGACCAATATTTGTTCGGATCGGACAGGTAGTTCTGAATGTGTTCAGGCAGATCTCGGAGTTCTGGAATAAAAACGGGTCGTCATACATTTCCGCATTGTCAAATGTCTTTAAAATCGTAGGCACTGTTTTTAGTTCCGTTATCGGAATCGTAAAAACCGTTATAGCAATCATATCTCCTTTCGTGGAGAAAATAGTTGCTTTTCTTTTGGGGATATTCGAACAACTGATTGTTTTTTGGAACGAAAACGGTGCGCAAATTATGCAGGCCGTCCAAAATGTTTTTGCCGGAATCAATAAAGTTGTACAAGTGCTGGCTCCGGTGATTATGTTCATCCTAAATAGCGTTTGGAACAACGTAAAGGGTGTTATTCAAGGTGCTTTAAAAATAATACTTGGTGTAGTGAAAATATTTGCATCTGTATTTACAGGCGATTGGGCAGGCGTTTGGACGGGCGTTAAACAATTATTCTCGGGAGCTATTCAATTTTTATGGAATCTTTGGAATCTCATGATGATGGGGAAGTTGGTAAAAGGCATTGCAACGATAGCGAAAGCGTTTTGGGGATTCCTGAAAGGGCTTGGTCCTAGAATTGCTACAAGCGTGCAATATTACTATCACCTATTCATGGATAAGTTTTATCAAATCGGCATAGGGATTTTGCGAACCATTTCAAGCTCTATTGGTAAAGTGGTGGGAGTTGCTAGAGATGCAGTAACGAGATTTGTTTCTATCTTCCAGATGGCACGAACTTTCGGAGTCAATATCTTCATGTCAATCGTCTCGGCTATTCGTGGTGTTTTTTCGGGAATCTTTGGATTTATCGGAAACACGGTGTCTAGCGTGATAGGGGCGGTACTTGCTAGGGTCAGCGGCTTCATCGGATCTATACAAGGGTTTATGGGGATGCTTTGGGGCCATATCTCGACTGTATTTTTAAATATCCAAACCGCAATGGCTGCACCGTTCAGCTTTTTGCAAACTTTAGTACAAAACGTAGTAAGTGCAGTGTCTGGTCTTGTGGGCGGACTATTTACAGGTGTTACAGCTGCCGGGAAAGGCGCTATAAACGGTCTTGTTATGGCTGCCAACGCAATGATCGGCGGAGTGAATAAAATTAAGTTGAATGTACCTGATTGGGTTCCTGGGATTGGCGGAAAAACAATAGGGTTCAACCTTCCTAAAATTCCTATGCTTGCACAAGGTGGAATTACGACTGGACCGACTTTGGCGATGATTGGTGAAGGGGCTGAACAGGAAGCGGTTCTTCCTTTGTCGAAGCTTCAGGCTTTGTTAGGCGGTTCTGGTAAAGGGGACTCGAATGCGCAATACGTGTATAGCCCAAATTATATTATTCACGGGAACGCAACGAAAAAGGATGTCGAAGAAGTTAGCGGAAAAGGATTCCAAGAATTCAAGCGGTGGACGAAGGAAGTTAAATCGGACGAAGAAAGATTGTCGTTCAATAGGGGGTGACTTAATTGGTATATGTGACGGTTCAGGGTGATATGTGGGATACGATTTCTAAAAATATTTACGGTAGCGAGTATCATACAGACTTGCTTATGAAAGCTAATCCGGACTTAGCCAGTGAGTTACTTTTTTCTTCTGGCGTAGAATTAATAGTTCCAGAACTCGAAGAAACCCAACAATTCTCCAACTTACCACCTTGGAAGAGGGGAACTCCGTGAAAACAAGAAGAGCATACGTCGAACTGGAATATAACGGGGTCAACATCACTCACGATCTTGCGTCTGATTTAAAAACTTTCACCTATACCGACAATGCGGGCGGCGCTGCGGATGATGTAGCAATCGAGATATCTGACGCTAAAAGGAAATGGATATCTAATTGGATGTTTGACAAAGGGGATACATTCACCGCGAATATCGTCACGGTGAATTGGCGGAAAGACGGAGAGAAAAAGAGGTTGCCGTGTGGCTTTTTCGTCGTGGATGAACCGGAGTATAGCGGTCGTCCATCTGTCATTAGTTTAAACGGGATTTCTGTACCCGCGAGCAGTAATTTTATGAACTTGAAAAGAAGTAAGTCTTGGAAAAACATCACGATAAAAGCCATAGCGTCGGACATAGCAGCTCGATACAAATTACAATTGTTCTTTGATAGTAAGTTGAATCCGAGTTTCAAAGACAAGGCGCAAAAGGATGAATCGGATGCTGCATTCTTGCAAAAGTTGTGCGAAGATGAAGGCTTTTCGTTGAAGGTAACAGATAAACAAATAATCGTGTTCAGAGAAGTTGAATACGAAGCGAAAAAGGTAGTCGCCACATTCAGGGAAGACGACAGTTCGGTCACGGGATATTCTTTCAAAACGACGTACACGAACACGGCCTATGCTGGAGTCCGTTTGACTTATTTTGACTCAAAAACGAAAAAGACGATCAAGTATTTATATGCCACAAAGGAAATAGACGAAGAAAAGGATCGTATCCATAAAATCAACAGACGCGTCGCGAATGAAGAAGAAGCCGAGCGACTCGCGAAAAATACGTTGCGGAAATTGAATAAAAAAGAGACGCAAGCCACGCTGGAATTGGTCGGGGACACAAGGCTGCTTTCTTCGTCTACAATCGACTTAATAGGGTTTGGTAGTTTCGACGGAAAATACTACATCGATAAAGCGGTCCACTCTTTAGCGGGATACAAGACGACGTTGGAACTACACAAAGTCCTGAAAGGGGGATACTGAATTGGAACTTTCGGACATAATCAGAGTAGGCATCGTAGACGGCGCGAACGATCAAGAAGGGACGGTGCGTGTTATGTTTCCGGATAAAGACGACCAGGTTGTCCCGGACATCCCTTTAATGTGCCATGAGCAAAATTATCCGAGAATAGGCGAAAGTGCGCTGTGCTTGTTTTTGCCTAACGGGACGGAGCAAGGATTTTGTTTAGGGGGGTACTATCATGATGAAAACCCTCCTCCAATTAAGGATAAAGAAATATACGTAAAAAAACTGGATGATGATTTGTCTATAAAATATGATTACAGAATCAAAGAATTGACAATCGAAAATGCAAAGGACGTTGTGATAAACGGTAATTTGCTTGTAAAAGGAACGATTAAAAGTGGGTGATTATAGTGATAGGTTACTACGGCCCAATAAAGTTCGTGACTGGAGACAAAAGAATACTTACTTTCAACGACTTCAAACGCGAGTCTTCTGTCCGTTCAGAGAAGCACGCAGTTATAGGGCGTAAGCCTGTTAAAGAATTTCTTGGCCCTGAATTGGATGTAATTACGTTCACTATCCATCTGTCAGCTGCCAATGGTGTGAACCCTCGTGTTGACGCTGAAAGATGGCTGCGGATGAATAGGGCGGGCGAAGCGCACGTATTAGTCGTCGGCACAAGGGCGCTCGGTCTCGACAAATGGACCGTCGAAAACGTTTCCCAGGCATGGAATGTCATATTTAACAAAGGTGAACTTTATAGCTGCGACGTTGATGTCACGTTGGAAGAATACGTGGAGGTGTTTTGATGACGGAGTACGGAGAAACACAAGTTATTCTTGCTGCTGATTCAACGCTTAATGAGGAGGTATTCAGAAATGTAAAAGTGATATTGACTACTCCGGAAGGGTCAGTTCCTTATGACCGAGAATTCGGTATCAGAGGAGAAATATTAGACCTGCCAGCTGGCGAGGTGAAAGGGCTATACACCGTGGAATGTGTCACGAAGGTAAGAAGGTACGAACCGAGGGCGTCCGTGGTTGCTGTTGAGTTTTCGCACGATGCAATTGAGGGCGTCGTATATCCGAAAGTGGTGATCCAAATTGAAGCTGAGTGATCTTCCGGATTTCGATTTCGTCGAAAC of the Sporosarcina sp. FSL K6-1508 genome contains:
- a CDS encoding DUF2190 family protein, translated to MTQAIYVQRGETIDYINSTSVIVAAGEVVALGTRVGVAATEIPVGAKGALNVMGVYDLPALGTEALTVGQAVYFKDGKIQATVTDAVPAGWIVEPKTQTGTVARVKID
- a CDS encoding phage tail protein; its protein translation is MRVSVEVDERRLKEVQLRLGQFSKKAPNAIANALNRGADNINTNIKKEIRKEYHVKAGDVSATLKKHRASRGSLSANVESKGPLIGLDKFKVSPKTVNPKRKSLLSIAVKKDGMKKVKGAFNADINGTKVFMRSTKKRLPIRRLFGPSVPQMLGNEEIRDVVESQGREKFEERLEHEITRILDVGRSQG
- a CDS encoding phage tail sheath family protein produces the protein MAYNHGITILENPTSIIPPIQSSAGIQVVIGTAPVNMVADPSSAVNKPILATDWKEATEKVGYSDDWEQYTLCQSMDATFRVFNVAPIIFINVLDPARHFTQVDDAVVPVKESEGLIKKTGILLDSISVKVASVGYQRDKDFSVGFDRDGFVVITILDETGDLASAAELDVSYKELDPAKVTENDIVGGYDVATGKYEGSEVIDQVYPRLNDVPGLILAPGWSHLPVVAAVIDAKSRFINSCFNAMNVLDIDSGEVKNYQDAPTWKSMNSYTSKDSIICWPKARVGNKVYWMSALVAAQTAFTDAINDDVPYVSPSNKRLPITGTLLADGTEVFLDQLQGNFLNGAGIVTAINMKGWRTWGNNTGAYPSTSDIKDRFVPVRRMFNWWGNTFIQTYFDKVDDPTNLRLIESVVDSENIRGNGLQSQQQIAGAKIEFLQKDNPVTNLLNGRIQFLQKVAFFPPAEHIVNVLEFDPTILNNALFGGD
- a CDS encoding phage major tail tube protein, which gives rise to MSTIPEKIVNFNVYSDADKLVGVAAEVTLPDFEAMTETISGAGIAGEYESATPGHFGSQTIEIPFRSISDPSFKFLQNRGQTIILRAAQQSYDVSSGKTNIRPLKVTIKGLPKGLNLGKVGVGTPTETTNTIEILYIKIEENGVTLLELDKLNFIFIVNGTDLMEDVRNAI
- a CDS encoding phage tail assembly protein translates to MLKKENEMLVVFKKPYPFEGTDYKEVDLSKLDELSTGDLIKADSQFSQIGQFSVMNELTTGYACILSSKATGKPIEFFEGLPAREGLKVKNIVMSFLNE
- a CDS encoding phage tail protein; its protein translation is MSRRQPYEIAFRLGARMDSSMRTAFANANQNLSNMNNNVGNLNSRAGRLTSSMGSMKGAIIGIGAVVASAFAVDKIVEFGKKMIETTADIEAKQEQYVQVMGKMKGSTDKYLNSMSATWNKHPVELQETYMQYVAILKGKGIEEGKAHGIAQQYLDRTVDANAFANEGMADTTARFMGMIKGEYTSVDTAMVNTSASMMSDRGLKEYGKKWANLTAEQQETIKTMVALEQHTSSGVLGQGAREAQSYENNVKMLKNTYNEMLVKFGSPILPIVIKQLKNATEIIKKIDVEKVIEGFKKFASYLPDIKKVSGALGSVRDVAFGAFGKLSPIFSKAASSLQGVFTKIRTYWSENGAQIIQGALGIVNNIRPIFVRIGQVVLNVFRQISEFWNKNGSSYISALSNVFKIVGTVFSSVIGIVKTVIAIISPFVEKIVAFLLGIFEQLIVFWNENGAQIMQAVQNVFAGINKVVQVLAPVIMFILNSVWNNVKGVIQGALKIILGVVKIFASVFTGDWAGVWTGVKQLFSGAIQFLWNLWNLMMMGKLVKGIATIAKAFWGFLKGLGPRIATSVQYYYHLFMDKFYQIGIGILRTISSSIGKVVGVARDAVTRFVSIFQMARTFGVNIFMSIVSAIRGVFSGIFGFIGNTVSSVIGAVLARVSGFIGSIQGFMGMLWGHISTVFLNIQTAMAAPFSFLQTLVQNVVSAVSGLVGGLFTGVTAAGKGAINGLVMAANAMIGGVNKIKLNVPDWVPGIGGKTIGFNLPKIPMLAQGGITTGPTLAMIGEGAEQEAVLPLSKLQALLGGSGKGDSNAQYVYSPNYIIHGNATKKDVEEVSGKGFQEFKRWTKEVKSDEERLSFNRG
- a CDS encoding tail protein X, coding for MTVQGDMWDTISKNIYGSEYHTDLLMKANPDLASELLFSSGVELIVPELEETQQFSNLPPWKRGTP
- a CDS encoding phage late control D family protein, whose amino-acid sequence is MKTRRAYVELEYNGVNITHDLASDLKTFTYTDNAGGAADDVAIEISDAKRKWISNWMFDKGDTFTANIVTVNWRKDGEKKRLPCGFFVVDEPEYSGRPSVISLNGISVPASSNFMNLKRSKSWKNITIKAIASDIAARYKLQLFFDSKLNPSFKDKAQKDESDAAFLQKLCEDEGFSLKVTDKQIIVFREVEYEAKKVVATFREDDSSVTGYSFKTTYTNTAYAGVRLTYFDSKTKKTIKYLYATKEIDEEKDRIHKINRRVANEEEAERLAKNTLRKLNKKETQATLELVGDTRLLSSSTIDLIGFGSFDGKYYIDKAVHSLAGYKTTLELHKVLKGGY
- a CDS encoding phage tail protein, translated to MIIVIGYYGPIKFVTGDKRILTFNDFKRESSVRSEKHAVIGRKPVKEFLGPELDVITFTIHLSAANGVNPRVDAERWLRMNRAGEAHVLVVGTRALGLDKWTVENVSQAWNVIFNKGELYSCDVDVTLEEYVEVF
- a CDS encoding GPW/gp25 family protein encodes the protein MTEYGETQVILAADSTLNEEVFRNVKVILTTPEGSVPYDREFGIRGEILDLPAGEVKGLYTVECVTKVRRYEPRASVVAVEFSHDAIEGVVYPKVVIQIEAE